A window of the Bacteriovorax sp. PP10 genome harbors these coding sequences:
- a CDS encoding c-type cytochrome, whose product MNRSLLMLSVLVLSAFSASAFAQDAAKGKVLYATCIQCHGEKGEGNPAQKAPKLSGQHDWYVIKQVTEIKSGVRKNPEMLPFITKLTEQDIKDLAAYIVTL is encoded by the coding sequence ATGAATCGTTCTCTTTTAATGCTTTCAGTTTTAGTTTTATCTGCCTTTTCAGCTTCAGCATTCGCTCAGGATGCAGCTAAAGGAAAAGTTCTATACGCTACATGTATCCAGTGTCACGGTGAGAAAGGGGAAGGAAACCCTGCTCAGAAGGCCCCAAAGCTTTCAGGACAGCACGACTGGTACGTTATTAAGCAAGTCACAGAAATCAAATCTGGAGTGAGAAAGAACCCAGAGATGCTTCCATTCATCACGAAGCTAACTGAACAGGACATTAAAGACCTGGCGGCCTATATCGTGACTCTATAA
- a CDS encoding GNAT family N-acetyltransferase has protein sequence MKLTFKKAKTEKDIKSIHDYNIDAFSDSPDFKWTFDEIKKEVADGWELHSLMEDSEVVAAVFYKEEVDSLLTKNTAIKIDHQGAGLSHEIKKFFERVAREKKLKRIYHYCRIDNFRMYSLNESHQYKKTPRKLGPDGLVVEWVKTLN, from the coding sequence ATGAAGTTAACTTTTAAAAAGGCCAAGACGGAAAAAGATATCAAATCGATTCACGATTACAATATCGACGCGTTCTCAGATTCCCCAGACTTCAAATGGACATTTGATGAGATTAAGAAAGAAGTGGCCGACGGATGGGAGCTGCACTCTTTAATGGAAGATAGTGAGGTCGTGGCTGCAGTCTTCTATAAAGAAGAGGTAGACTCGCTTTTAACTAAGAATACGGCCATTAAGATCGATCATCAGGGGGCAGGACTGTCTCACGAAATCAAAAAATTCTTTGAAAGAGTAGCGCGCGAGAAGAAATTAAAGCGTATCTACCACTACTGTCGTATCGACAATTTTAGAATGTATTCACTGAATGAGTCTCATCAATATAAGAAAACTCCTAGGAAATTAGGGCCTGATGGACTGGTGGTTGAGTGGGTAAAGACACTCAATTAA
- a CDS encoding SWIB/MDM2 domain-containing protein, with product MAVKKKAKVATKKAAPKATKKAPAAKKAAPKATKKAAPKATKKAAPKATKKAAAPKAAKATKKVAAPKAAKATKKVAAPKVKTARKPNAAFMKALTPSAILAEIVGAKPLPRTQVVSKIWDYIKKHNLQNPKNKRNIIADDKLAKLFGKKEVTMFELAGIVGKHLS from the coding sequence ATGGCAGTTAAGAAAAAAGCAAAAGTTGCAACTAAAAAAGCAGCTCCAAAAGCAACTAAAAAAGCTCCAGCAGCTAAGAAAGCAGCTCCAAAAGCTACTAAAAAAGCAGCTCCAAAAGCTACAAAAAAAGCAGCTCCAAAAGCTACAAAAAAAGCAGCAGCTCCAAAAGCAGCTAAAGCAACTAAAAAAGTAGCAGCTCCAAAAGCAGCTAAAGCAACTAAAAAAGTAGCAGCTCCAAAAGTTAAAACTGCTCGTAAGCCAAACGCAGCTTTCATGAAAGCACTTACTCCTTCAGCTATCCTTGCTGAAATCGTTGGAGCTAAGCCTCTTCCACGTACACAAGTTGTTTCAAAAATTTGGGATTACATTAAGAAGCACAACCTTCAAAACCCAAAAAACAAAAGAAACATCATCGCAGACGACAAACTAGCTAAACTTTTTGGAAAAAAAGAAGTAACTATGTTCGAACTTGCTGGGATCGTTGGAAAACACCTATCTTAA
- a CDS encoding motility associated factor glycosyltransferase family protein yields the protein MTKKQKHSEKLPTTIIVVGPTSFKWKVLTPFLKRAQVKLFFVDGGLIHQEKFQKKAPLLIKKAESIGDGDSSKKPMTMFKDDQNLSDLSYCLNLMSKETHIQTFLFVGFLGGRLDHQFFNLGEISRFTKTTDAQILLEDKIEFFPKGKIDVEIQGIFSLGSFEDNQIKIKGACLYKSKNWLKLPTLSSRGLSNVGSGKIEIESKSPLAVFYS from the coding sequence ATGACAAAAAAGCAAAAACACTCAGAAAAACTTCCCACGACTATCATCGTAGTCGGCCCCACTTCATTTAAATGGAAAGTGCTGACGCCGTTTTTAAAACGTGCTCAGGTTAAGTTGTTTTTTGTTGATGGTGGCCTGATTCATCAGGAGAAATTCCAAAAAAAGGCGCCACTTCTTATAAAGAAGGCCGAATCTATCGGAGATGGCGACAGCTCAAAAAAACCCATGACCATGTTTAAGGATGATCAGAATCTTTCTGATTTGTCATACTGCTTAAATCTAATGAGCAAAGAAACTCATATCCAAACCTTCTTGTTTGTCGGTTTTTTAGGTGGGCGCCTCGATCATCAGTTCTTTAATTTAGGGGAAATTTCCCGTTTTACTAAAACGACAGACGCTCAAATCCTGCTTGAAGATAAAATTGAATTCTTCCCAAAAGGAAAAATTGATGTGGAGATTCAGGGGATTTTTAGTTTGGGAAGTTTTGAAGACAACCAGATTAAGATCAAAGGAGCGTGCCTTTATAAGTCCAAGAACTGGCTTAAGCTCCCCACACTAAGCTCTAGAGGCCTCTCAAATGTGGGAAGCGGCAAAATCGAAATTGAATCGAAATCGCCGCTTGCTGTTTTTTACTCTTAA
- a CDS encoding heparan-alpha-glucosaminide N-acetyltransferase — protein sequence MKDVKHNSDRSIFLDVLRGFTVVLMIIFHFSFDLDYFGFISVDIVHAPFWYFFPRLIVFLFLFAVGIALSLAHRNGIKWKSFGKRLLLLVFWATIISVVTYKFFPENWIYFGTLHAIAVVSVFSLPFLKRPWEALAVGLCLFIPSITFDVTIPWIQLPHSSWDYISPFPWLGASLIGIFAAHKRIYLVDFPRNALVKSLNYLGKHSLFIYLVHQPILFGFLMLIVKLKRA from the coding sequence ATGAAAGATGTTAAACACAATTCAGACCGTTCTATTTTTCTCGATGTACTTCGAGGCTTCACTGTCGTCTTGATGATTATCTTTCATTTTTCTTTCGACTTGGATTATTTTGGATTTATCAGTGTCGATATCGTCCACGCACCCTTTTGGTATTTCTTCCCACGCCTGATTGTTTTTTTATTCTTATTTGCGGTAGGGATTGCACTAAGCCTTGCTCATAGAAATGGCATTAAGTGGAAGTCCTTTGGTAAACGTTTACTGCTGTTAGTGTTTTGGGCGACTATCATTAGTGTCGTCACTTATAAATTTTTTCCAGAGAACTGGATTTATTTTGGCACTTTGCACGCAATCGCCGTTGTTTCTGTCTTTTCTTTGCCATTTTTGAAAAGGCCATGGGAAGCACTTGCAGTGGGACTTTGTTTATTCATTCCTTCAATTACTTTTGATGTAACCATTCCATGGATTCAACTGCCCCATTCATCGTGGGATTACATCTCACCATTTCCCTGGTTAGGTGCTAGTTTAATTGGGATATTTGCCGCGCACAAAAGAATTTACCTGGTAGATTTTCCACGTAATGCTTTGGTTAAATCTCTGAACTATTTAGGCAAGCACTCTCTTTTTATTTATCTGGTTCACCAGCCAATTCTCTTTGGTTTTCTTATGCTAATTGTGAAACTTAAACGTGCGTAG
- a CDS encoding penicillin acylase family protein has translation MNTSSSKKKTLKISLFLVAVLFLVVLVGGYEFVKARVPQMSGELNLRNLSAPVEVVRDQNGIPHITAKNNRDAFRALGFVMASERLFQMEVSRRLAEGELAELFGQKALASDKLFRNLGLKSESEKMIKRKLAENSFDPEMVEELGAYYDGVNQFIEKGPMPIEFVMLGLKPRPFSMVDGQSFVGLMGFSFGIAIMTEPLLTKLVTRIGGDLVEDLRNEKIPGNLTRVVSVEQNITESVLKIVADLENGFNLFEGSNGWLLSGKKTVSGSPMLANDPHISYSHPGIWFEAHIKTPTFETYGHFLSLIPFPILSHNRERAWGLTMTLTDDMDIFKENVDLKEKIYVYKGEKKPLTSRVEVIKVKGAPDYEMTVFSTHHGPILDHALSDTSADKSLSLQWAFYDEANDPFTTVFKMGRAKNMTEFKAAVATGKAPGLNILYADKENIGWWMFGEVWKKRPGIKSDFILNGENGQDEILGSLTFDEKPHMENPASGMIVSANSRPEGYPANLRGDWQPDDRYKTIENVLSHKEKWSPEETMELQSLSMNFENKLLVETLLRDTNFASESERKSYQKYFEILKSWNLSSEIESIAPSIYYSWTREIQKKLLKDLTEDEREVFAKVPNGWIFLKRVVLEKESPWWKKYDRGDLFRETLAQTIVDLEKKFGKNTDNWQWGKLHTIEYAHPFGRIKPLNYVFNLGPFPIPGATQEVNNQKVTSFKGDFEVKAGPSTRRIIDFSHPEKSWGILPAGNSGHLLSPFYNNQVKKFIAGEYRDQLLDLDAKDVRFKLILNPAQ, from the coding sequence ATGAATACATCATCAAGCAAAAAGAAAACGTTAAAGATTAGTCTCTTTTTAGTGGCAGTTCTCTTCCTTGTCGTCCTGGTTGGCGGTTATGAGTTTGTCAAAGCGAGAGTCCCTCAAATGAGCGGAGAGCTCAATTTAAGAAATCTCTCTGCACCGGTGGAAGTGGTCCGCGATCAAAACGGAATCCCTCATATCACAGCTAAAAACAATCGCGACGCATTTAGAGCGTTGGGCTTTGTCATGGCCAGTGAAAGACTTTTTCAAATGGAAGTAAGCAGACGTCTGGCAGAAGGGGAGCTGGCCGAACTCTTCGGGCAAAAGGCCCTGGCCTCAGATAAACTTTTTAGAAATCTCGGTTTAAAGAGTGAATCGGAGAAGATGATTAAAAGAAAACTGGCCGAAAATTCTTTTGATCCCGAAATGGTGGAAGAGCTTGGTGCTTATTATGACGGTGTAAACCAGTTTATTGAAAAAGGGCCGATGCCCATTGAATTTGTCATGCTGGGACTTAAGCCTCGTCCTTTTTCAATGGTCGACGGACAAAGTTTCGTGGGCCTGATGGGTTTTAGTTTTGGTATCGCTATAATGACAGAGCCACTTCTCACTAAGCTTGTCACGAGAATTGGCGGAGACCTGGTTGAAGACCTAAGAAATGAAAAAATTCCGGGAAACCTTACAAGAGTTGTAAGTGTTGAGCAGAATATTACTGAATCTGTTTTAAAAATTGTGGCCGATCTTGAAAATGGTTTTAATTTATTTGAAGGATCAAATGGCTGGTTGTTATCCGGCAAAAAAACAGTTTCCGGATCTCCTATGCTCGCTAACGATCCCCATATTTCATACTCTCACCCGGGAATTTGGTTTGAGGCACATATAAAGACGCCGACGTTTGAAACTTACGGGCATTTTTTATCGCTGATTCCGTTTCCGATTCTTTCACACAATCGCGAGCGTGCATGGGGTCTGACGATGACTCTGACAGATGATATGGACATCTTTAAAGAGAACGTTGATCTGAAAGAAAAAATTTATGTATATAAAGGAGAGAAGAAACCTCTAACCTCACGTGTTGAAGTGATTAAAGTGAAAGGCGCTCCCGATTATGAGATGACGGTTTTTTCCACTCACCACGGGCCGATTTTAGATCACGCACTGAGTGATACGTCGGCGGATAAATCATTATCGCTTCAGTGGGCCTTCTATGATGAGGCCAATGACCCGTTCACGACGGTCTTTAAAATGGGCCGGGCAAAAAACATGACAGAGTTTAAAGCTGCTGTTGCAACTGGAAAAGCTCCCGGACTCAACATTCTTTACGCCGATAAAGAAAATATTGGCTGGTGGATGTTTGGAGAAGTCTGGAAAAAAAGACCGGGGATTAAATCAGATTTTATTTTAAATGGTGAAAACGGTCAGGATGAAATCCTGGGCTCACTGACCTTTGATGAAAAGCCACATATGGAAAACCCGGCAAGCGGCATGATCGTTTCGGCCAATTCAAGACCAGAGGGATATCCTGCTAATTTACGAGGGGACTGGCAACCGGATGATCGTTATAAGACGATTGAAAATGTTTTATCTCATAAAGAGAAGTGGTCTCCTGAAGAAACGATGGAGCTTCAATCTCTCAGTATGAATTTTGAAAATAAGCTTTTGGTTGAAACTCTTCTGCGCGATACCAATTTTGCCTCTGAAAGTGAGAGGAAGTCTTACCAGAAGTATTTCGAGATTTTAAAAAGCTGGAATCTAAGTTCTGAAATCGAAAGCATCGCGCCATCGATTTACTATTCATGGACGAGAGAGATTCAAAAAAAGTTACTTAAAGATCTGACGGAAGATGAAAGAGAAGTGTTCGCTAAAGTTCCAAATGGATGGATTTTCCTGAAACGTGTTGTTTTAGAAAAAGAGTCACCATGGTGGAAAAAATACGACCGCGGTGATCTTTTTAGAGAAACTCTGGCCCAAACAATTGTGGATTTAGAAAAGAAGTTTGGAAAAAACACTGATAATTGGCAGTGGGGGAAGCTGCATACGATTGAGTATGCCCATCCTTTCGGAAGAATTAAACCATTGAACTATGTTTTTAATTTAGGCCCTTTTCCGATTCCTGGTGCTACACAAGAAGTAAATAATCAAAAGGTCACAAGCTTTAAAGGGGACTTTGAAGTGAAAGCGGGGCCATCTACCAGAAGAATTATTGATTTTTCTCACCCCGAAAAATCATGGGGGATCTTGCCAGCTGGAAACTCTGGTCACTTACTTTCTCCCTTTTATAATAATCAGGTTAAAAAGTTCATTGCCGGCGAATATAGAGACCAGCTGCTGGATTTAGACGCGAAAGATGTTCGTTTTAAATTGATCCTGAATCCGGCCCAATAA
- a CDS encoding cytochrome c biogenesis protein ResB — MKRLLKIDWNKVERTIGGLKFAVVIILLFSISMIIGTFLESYYGTDFANRTVYKTFAFMLIQFGMLMSIIFAAFLRLPPKKRLYGFYTIHAGLIIIGVGSMITYIAGVDGSITLAPNEPNRQVVLSKDVLKFTYPEEGKQVTSELPYSAFAKEINEDYDGINVVEYIPFAQGKFVWTDSINTYPKELPVQSSKYFFKNPFASEEILLTLHPEASQEFQATQTMGPLTFNYMPLNLATCFEQQNPSGLIIWNSETGECFTPEEKRIPVKETTAKNRFVVIPMADKKLVTFFPDFSPFPVDASFQVDQKSIYRSFSKKLFQEKPALFLFGEKLAYYSKADNKWLVQDIKLKGDSVSLPWMGAEITLKDHQEKLVPFNLPVATVPIQKNGVVIKGDIRAVRLNILGKEYWATNYSPLSLIISGKKVIIEVTKESLTLPFELALTQFKMDKDPGTNNPASYESFVKLFSDGKMSNHHVFMNNPMKHLGFTFYQASYSQDSGGNYSTTLAVNVDQGRFLKYLGSLMLVFGGIWHYNLNKRKKGATA, encoded by the coding sequence GTGAAAAGACTATTAAAAATAGACTGGAATAAAGTAGAGCGCACTATTGGTGGATTAAAATTTGCCGTCGTTATCATCTTGCTTTTTTCTATCTCAATGATCATCGGAACTTTTTTAGAATCATACTACGGAACAGATTTCGCAAATCGTACTGTGTACAAAACTTTCGCCTTCATGCTGATTCAGTTTGGTATGTTGATGTCGATTATCTTCGCTGCGTTTTTAAGACTGCCGCCTAAGAAAAGACTTTATGGATTCTACACAATCCATGCAGGCCTTATCATTATAGGTGTCGGATCGATGATCACTTATATTGCCGGTGTTGATGGAAGTATCACTCTTGCTCCAAATGAGCCTAACCGTCAGGTTGTATTATCTAAAGACGTTTTAAAATTCACTTACCCTGAAGAAGGAAAACAAGTGACGTCTGAGCTTCCTTATAGTGCTTTCGCCAAAGAAATTAACGAAGACTATGATGGAATCAATGTTGTTGAGTACATTCCATTTGCTCAAGGGAAATTCGTTTGGACAGACTCGATCAATACTTATCCAAAAGAGCTTCCGGTTCAATCGTCTAAATACTTTTTCAAAAACCCATTTGCCTCTGAAGAAATTCTTTTAACTTTGCACCCAGAAGCAAGTCAGGAATTCCAGGCAACGCAAACGATGGGACCTTTAACGTTTAATTATATGCCGCTTAACCTAGCGACTTGTTTTGAACAACAAAATCCATCTGGTCTTATTATCTGGAACTCTGAAACGGGAGAATGTTTTACTCCTGAAGAAAAAAGAATACCGGTAAAAGAAACGACTGCTAAGAATCGTTTTGTCGTCATTCCCATGGCAGACAAAAAACTGGTGACTTTCTTCCCGGACTTCTCACCTTTCCCGGTAGACGCAAGTTTCCAGGTCGATCAAAAATCAATCTATAGATCATTCTCAAAGAAACTTTTCCAGGAAAAGCCGGCCCTATTTTTATTCGGTGAAAAACTTGCTTACTACTCTAAAGCTGACAACAAATGGTTAGTTCAGGATATTAAGTTAAAAGGTGACAGTGTTTCTCTTCCCTGGATGGGAGCAGAAATCACATTAAAGGATCACCAGGAAAAATTAGTTCCTTTCAATCTTCCAGTGGCCACTGTGCCGATTCAAAAAAATGGTGTGGTTATTAAAGGTGACATCCGTGCCGTAAGATTAAATATCTTAGGTAAAGAGTATTGGGCAACTAACTACTCTCCACTAAGCTTAATCATCAGCGGTAAAAAAGTTATCATCGAAGTGACAAAAGAAAGCTTAACTCTTCCATTCGAATTAGCTCTGACTCAATTTAAAATGGATAAAGACCCTGGGACAAACAACCCGGCAAGTTACGAGTCTTTCGTAAAATTATTTTCTGATGGGAAAATGTCAAACCACCATGTCTTCATGAACAATCCAATGAAGCATTTAGGATTCACTTTTTATCAAGCGTCGTATTCGCAAGACAGCGGCGGGAACTATAGTACAACTTTAGCAGTCAACGTTGATCAAGGTCGATTCTTAAAATACCTTGGTTCACTAATGTTGGTGTTCGGTGGAATCTGGCACTACAATCTGAACAAAAGAAAAAAAGGAGCTACTGCCTAA
- a CDS encoding cytochrome c biogenesis protein: protein MKTLLFLALLTVSNASQSAETYFCKPELETLPTQQGGRVKPLYVHASEAMKALTGKAKVGDLSAVEAYCLLSLNGMGLPSDIKLMAKIEHVDAIKHLNLPEGEHLVAYDTLVAMEDDVRNEARRTDVSDSYKKSMEKLFNNIFLYKEIKSGNNWYLADVQGTVLNWLPLTAYLTEDKVVAQKELTPMDPFLPVMLRTKVMYDQAFGTRYMVEYYYAKAGLASVAMLLSILALACLVLFKNFKIALGFASLSILTQITLITLRVIVSGRAPITNMYETVLFSGAGALLLGLILGHFKNEKLFVYMGLAYNVCTLMMINFANGMLTATISPLVPVLRDNFWLSTHVTTIILSYGALALSWILANTVLIKRRLGKMDRKEEAYHADVIYTTLKWGTTMLAAGIILGGVWADYSWGRFWGWDPKETWSLIVLCFYTAILHGRYTSWIKNDRFMTVTAAAFLSVMMAWFGVNYILASGLHSYGFSEGGAVFLGSFFLVQIIILIITKNYSKGNKEAEPV, encoded by the coding sequence ATGAAAACTTTACTTTTTTTAGCACTACTGACAGTGAGCAATGCCAGCCAATCAGCTGAAACATATTTTTGTAAACCAGAACTTGAAACACTTCCCACTCAACAAGGTGGACGAGTAAAACCATTATACGTTCACGCAAGTGAGGCGATGAAGGCCTTAACTGGTAAAGCAAAAGTTGGTGATCTTTCGGCCGTTGAAGCTTATTGCCTTTTATCACTTAACGGCATGGGACTTCCAAGTGACATCAAGCTTATGGCAAAAATCGAACACGTTGATGCCATTAAACATTTAAATCTTCCTGAAGGTGAACACCTAGTGGCCTACGACACTTTAGTCGCGATGGAAGACGATGTTCGTAACGAAGCAAGAAGAACTGATGTAAGCGACTCTTATAAGAAGTCGATGGAAAAACTCTTCAACAATATTTTCTTATATAAAGAAATCAAATCAGGAAACAACTGGTACCTAGCTGACGTTCAAGGAACAGTTTTAAACTGGCTGCCTTTAACAGCTTATTTAACTGAAGATAAAGTTGTCGCTCAAAAAGAGCTGACTCCGATGGACCCATTCCTTCCAGTCATGCTGAGAACGAAAGTCATGTACGATCAGGCCTTCGGAACAAGATACATGGTTGAGTATTATTATGCGAAAGCAGGTCTTGCTAGCGTGGCCATGCTTTTATCTATTCTTGCTCTTGCTTGTCTCGTGCTATTTAAAAACTTCAAGATCGCTTTAGGGTTTGCAAGTTTATCAATTCTTACACAGATCACATTGATCACTCTTCGAGTGATTGTTTCAGGACGCGCTCCTATTACAAACATGTATGAGACTGTTTTATTCTCTGGTGCCGGTGCCCTTTTATTAGGTCTGATTCTTGGCCACTTTAAAAACGAAAAACTTTTTGTTTATATGGGTCTTGCTTACAACGTTTGTACTCTAATGATGATTAACTTCGCCAACGGAATGCTAACGGCGACGATCTCTCCTCTAGTTCCGGTTCTTCGCGATAACTTCTGGCTATCAACTCACGTAACAACAATTATTCTTTCATACGGAGCGCTTGCTCTGAGCTGGATTCTTGCCAACACTGTTTTAATCAAACGTCGTCTTGGCAAAATGGATAGAAAAGAAGAAGCGTACCACGCTGACGTTATCTACACGACTCTTAAGTGGGGAACGACAATGCTTGCTGCCGGGATTATCTTAGGTGGTGTGTGGGCCGATTATTCATGGGGAAGATTCTGGGGATGGGATCCAAAAGAAACTTGGAGCTTAATCGTTCTGTGTTTTTATACAGCGATTCTTCACGGACGTTACACTTCATGGATTAAAAACGACCGCTTTATGACAGTGACTGCTGCTGCATTCTTAAGTGTAATGATGGCGTGGTTTGGTGTTAACTACATCCTGGCATCAGGACTTCACTCTTATGGATTCAGTGAAGGTGGA